The Raphanus sativus cultivar WK10039 chromosome 6, ASM80110v3, whole genome shotgun sequence sequence AAAcgataaaaaaacaaagagtaACGTATACCCAAAATccaaataacttttttttgattaaaacatCCACAGACTTGACCTCACCAAATCACACCATTCACCTTGAAACCACACAATGTTTATAAAAACCTCAGCTTCTTCGAACTTGTGTTCCCATTTAGCAGAGTCAACATTGGCTCCTCGAAACTTCCcggcaaaaaaaacaaatcaaaatgaCCCTTCTAcccttcctcctcttcttcctcaccTCAATCCCCTTAAACGTAATTTCCCAGCTCGACGAACGGTCAACGCTTCTCAACCTGAAACGCCTCCTCGGCCAACCACCGTCTCTCCGCCTATGGAACGCCACATCATCCCCGTGCCAATGGCCGGAAATCACCTGCGTCGCCGGAAACGTCACCGGAATAAACTTCAACAACCAGAACTTCACCGCCGCCGTTCCGACGAGCATCTGCGACTTCCCGAACCTCAATTTTCTCGATCTATCGTACAACTACTTCCCCGGCGAGTTTCCGACGGCTCTCTACAACTGCACGAACCTCCGCCACCTCGATCTCTCCCAGAACAACTTCAACGGCACGCTCCCCGCCGACATCAACCGCCTCTCGCGCCGCCTCGAGTACCTCGACCTCGGAGCCACCGGCTTCTCCGGCGACATCCCGGAGACGATCGGACTCCTCTCGAGCCTCAGGGTGCTGAATCTCTACCAGAGCGAGTACGACGGCGCGATTCCGCCGCGGATCGGAGACTTGACAGAGCTCGAGGAGCTTCGCCTGTCGTACAACGACAAGCTTACGCCGGGGAAGATCCCGGCGGAGTTCgggaagctgaagaagctgaGGTACTTGTGGCTGACGGAGACGAATCTGATCGGGGAAATCTCGGCCGTTGATTTCGGGAGCATGACGGATCTCGAGCACGTGGACTTATCTGTTAACAAACTATCGGGTCGGATCCCGGACGGGTTGTTCGGGTTGAAGAATCTAACCGATCTCTTTCTCTACGCGAATGACTTAACAGGAGAGATCCCGAGATCTATTACCGCGACGGAATTGGTAGCGCTTGATCTCTCCGCTAACAACTTAACCGGTTCGATTCCGGTACAAATCGGTAATCTTAAAAAACTAGAGTATCTAAACCTGTTCAATAACCAGTTAACCGGAGTAATCCCATCGGTTATCGCGAAATTACCGAGATTAAAAGATCTGAAACTCTTCACCAACAAGTTAACCGGAGAAATACCGGCTGACATCGGGTTTAATTCAAAGCTCGCGAGTTTCGAAGTATCAGAGAATCAGTTAACCGGGAAGTTACCGGAGAATCTCTGCAACGGAGGTCGTCTCCTCGGCGTGGTTGCATACTCTAACAAACTCACCGGCGTAGTTCCGGACTCTCTCGGGGACTGTAAGTCACTCCTCACTGTTCAGCTACAGAACAATAACTTCTCCGGCGAGCTTCCTTTCCGGATCTGGAATCTTCCACATATGTACAGTTTACAGATAAGTAACAACTCCTTCACCGGGAAGTTACCGGAGAGAGTCGCTTGGAACCTCTCGAGGATTGAGATAGATAACAACAACTTCTCCGGCGAGATTCCGAGAACGATCGGTACTTGGTCTTCTCTAGCCGAGTTCAAAGCCGGGAACAACGGCTTCTCCGGCGAGATTCCGAAGGAGATTACATCTCTTTCGAATCTCATATCGATATTTCTTGATAAGAACAGTCTCTCCGGTGAGTTACCGGAAGAGATCGTCTCGTGGAAGTCGCTGACGACGATGAATCTGTCGAAGAACAAGCTCTCCGGGAAGATCCCGAGAGGTTTAGGATCGTTGCCGCATTTGCTGAATCTCGATCTGTCGGAGAATGGATTCTCCGGCGTGATTCCGCCGGAGATCGGGAATCTGAAGCTCACGACGCTTAACTTGTCGTCGAACAGGCTCACCGGGGAAGTCCCCGAGCAGCTTGATAATCTCGCTTACGAGAGGAGTTTCTTTAACAACACCAATCTCTGTGCGGACAAACCGGTTCTTAACTTACCGGAT is a genomic window containing:
- the LOC130496499 gene encoding receptor-like protein 52, which encodes MTLLPFLLFFLTSIPLNVISQLDERSTLLNLKRLLGQPPSLRLWNATSSPCQWPEITCVAGNVTGINFNNQNFTAAVPTSICDFPNLNFLDLSYNYFPGEFPTALYNCTNLRHLDLSQNNFNGTLPADINRLSRRLEYLDLGATGFSGDIPETIGLLSSLRVLNLYQSEYDGAIPPRIGDLTELEELRLSYNDKLTPGKIPAEFGKLKKLRYLWLTETNLIGEISAVDFGSMTDLEHVDLSVNKLSGRIPDGLFGLKNLTDLFLYANDLTGEIPRSITATELVALDLSANNLTGSIPVQIGNLKKLEYLNLFNNQLTGVIPSVIAKLPRLKDLKLFTNKLTGEIPADIGFNSKLASFEVSENQLTGKLPENLCNGGRLLGVVAYSNKLTGVVPDSLGDCKSLLTVQLQNNNFSGELPFRIWNLPHMYSLQISNNSFTGKLPERVAWNLSRIEIDNNNFSGEIPRTIGTWSSLAEFKAGNNGFSGEIPKEITSLSNLISIFLDKNSLSGELPEEIVSWKSLTTMNLSKNKLSGKIPRGLGSLPHLLNLDLSENGFSGVIPPEIGNLKLTTLNLSSNRLTGEVPEQLDNLAYERSFFNNTNLCADKPVLNLPDCRKLIGRSKGLPGNIFAMILVIAILLLAITLLGTFFVVRDYTRKRRRRRGLETWKLTSFHRVDFVDSDIVTNLMEHNVIGSGGSGKIYKIFIEGTGEYVAVKKIWNKKKLDKNLEKEFLAEVEILGTIRHANIVKLLCCISREDSKLLVYEYLEKRSLDQWLHGKKKRGTVEDNSLSWAQRLNIAVGAAQGLCYMHHDCIPAIIHRDVKSSNILLDYVFNAKIADFGLAKLLVKQNQEPHTMSAVAGSFGYIAPEYAYTSKVDEKIDVYSFGVVLLELVTGREGNNGDEHTNLADWSWRHYQSGKPIEEAFDEEIMEASNVEEMTTVFKLGLMCTNTLPGNRPTMKEILYMLRQQGHADTKKIATEAHEAPLLVSLSGRRTSKRIEDEELGFA